In Rhinopithecus roxellana isolate Shanxi Qingling chromosome 4, ASM756505v1, whole genome shotgun sequence, a single genomic region encodes these proteins:
- the ANKRD66 gene encoding LOW QUALITY PROTEIN: ankyrin repeat domain-containing protein 66 (The sequence of the model RefSeq protein was modified relative to this genomic sequence to represent the inferred CDS: inserted 1 base in 1 codon): MGTTLRIVRTACKHRAPWISHKTGCSHISMHPPGGLTTAKMASPXPRISDSLFSVMELAKMSDMTKLHQAVAAGDYSLVKKILKKGLCDPNYKDVDWNDRTPLHWAAIKGQMEVLRLLIEYGARPCLVTSVGWTPAHFAAESGHLNVLRTLHALHAAIDAPDFFGDTPKRIAQIYGQKACVAFLEKAEPECQDHRRAAQQKGLPLDERDEDWDAKKRELELSLPSLNQNMNKKNKKSRGPTRPSNTKGRRV, translated from the exons ATGGGCACAACACTCCGGATAGTTAGGACTGCCTGCAAGCACAGAGCTCCTTGGATTTCACACAAGACA gGCTGTTCACACATTTCAATGCACCCACCTGGAGGGCTTACCACAGCAAAGATGGCCAGCC GGCCCAGAATTtcagattca TTGTTTTCTGTCATGGAATTGGCCAAAATGTCAGACATGACAAAGCTTCACCAAGCTGTTGCTGCAGGAGACTACAGCTTAGTGAAGAAGATTTTAAAGAAAGGTCTCTGTGACCCAAACTACAAAGATGTAGACTGGAATGACCGGACCCCACTTCACTGGGCTGCAATCAAAG GGCAAATGGAGGTGTTACGGCTCCTGATAGAATACGGAGCCAGGCCCTGCCTGGTTACTAGTGTGGGCTGGACCCCAGCTCATTTTGCAGCAGAATCAGGCCATCTGAATGTACTCAGAACTCTCCATGCATTGCACGCTGCCATCGATGCCCCCGACTTCTTTGGAGACACACCAAAGAGGATTGCACAGATCTATGGGCAGAAAGCCTGTGTGGCATTTCTGGAaaa ggcAGAGCCCGAGTGCCAAGACCACCGCCGTGCTGCCCAGCAGAAGGGGCTGCCTTTGGATGAGCGCGATGAGGACTGGGATGCCAAGAAAAGGGAGCTGGAGCTGTCTCTTCCTTCCCTAAAtcaaaacatgaataaaaagaataagaaaagtcgAGGCCCTACCAGGCCCAGCAATACCAAGGGGAGGAGAGTATGA